A window from Synechococcus sp. RSCCF101 encodes these proteins:
- a CDS encoding carboxysome peptide A: protein MLICKVVKPLVATNRIPDFEHKHLQVVLDGSTKKVAVDAVGAKPGDWVICVSSSAAREAAGSKSYPSDLTIVGIIDHWEPDPPKAPSGSTGSPSSGAPAAGSPATGAPATGTPSSGGARR from the coding sequence ATGCTGATCTGCAAGGTGGTGAAACCCCTGGTGGCGACGAATCGGATTCCCGATTTCGAGCACAAGCACCTCCAGGTGGTGCTGGATGGCAGCACCAAGAAGGTGGCGGTGGATGCCGTGGGGGCCAAGCCCGGCGACTGGGTGATCTGTGTCAGCAGCTCGGCGGCCCGCGAAGCGGCCGGCAGCAAGTCGTATCCCAGCGACCTGACGATCGTGGGGATCATCGACCACTGGGAACCCGACCCACCCAAGGCCCCCAGCGGCTCGACCGGCAGCCCGAGCTCCGGAGCACCGGCAGCCGGCTCCCCGGCCACAGGTGCACCGGCCACAGGGACACCGTCCAGCGGAGGCGCGCGACGCTGA
- a CDS encoding BMC domain-containing protein, with translation MATASTPASPDPKSAAPAPAPAALPAAATPAATGRSTTSRAASPARTTTRRSAPPARSTPARRGGSAARGTPPRSSGGAAAGPAPEPRPYGIALGMIETRGLVPAIEAADAMTKAAEVRLIVREFVGGGYVTVMVRGETGAVNAAVRAGADACERVGDGLVAAHIIARPHAEVESALVPTHATRY, from the coding sequence ATGGCCACCGCAAGCACCCCCGCCAGCCCCGATCCCAAGAGCGCCGCACCCGCACCGGCTCCGGCGGCCCTCCCGGCAGCGGCAACGCCGGCGGCCACCGGCCGCAGCACCACCAGCCGCGCGGCCAGCCCGGCCCGGACCACCACCCGCCGCAGCGCTCCGCCCGCCCGCTCCACACCCGCCAGGCGCGGCGGCAGTGCCGCCCGCGGCACCCCGCCCCGATCCAGCGGCGGAGCGGCGGCCGGCCCGGCTCCGGAGCCCCGCCCATACGGCATCGCCCTGGGCATGATCGAGACCCGCGGCCTGGTTCCCGCCATCGAGGCCGCCGACGCCATGACCAAGGCCGCCGAGGTGCGCCTGATCGTGCGCGAGTTCGTCGGTGGTGGCTACGTCACCGTGATGGTCCGCGGCGAGACGGGGGCCGTGAATGCGGCTGTCCGCGCGGGCGCCGATGCCTGCGAGCGGGTGGGTGACGGTCTCGTCGCCGCTCACATCATCGCCAGACCGCACGCCGAGGTCGAATCGGCTCTGGTGCCCACCCACGCGACCCGCTACTGA
- a CDS encoding carboxysome peptide B: MEIMQVTGSLVCTERVAGIGHMHLRLLRNNKGKQMVAVDPVGARPGNWVFTASGSAARFACPDPATITDLTIGGIIDHWCPDG, from the coding sequence ATGGAGATCATGCAGGTGACCGGTTCCCTGGTGTGCACCGAGCGCGTGGCCGGCATCGGCCACATGCATCTGCGCCTGCTGCGCAACAACAAGGGCAAGCAGATGGTGGCGGTGGATCCGGTGGGCGCCCGCCCCGGCAACTGGGTCTTCACCGCCAGTGGCTCGGCGGCTCGCTTCGCCTGCCCGGACCCGGCCACCATCACCGATCTGACCATCGGCGGGATCATCGACCACTGGTGTCCGGACGGATGA